A genomic region of Nostoc sp. UHCC 0702 contains the following coding sequences:
- a CDS encoding ABC transporter substrate-binding protein, with translation MAIAIAFIACHNLQPPTQVTVKLSGWGGSPIEQKLLKTVIKDFEAQYPTIKVKYEVISDQYMDVIKTRLVGEAAPDVFYLDALEAPFLMSQHVLEPLDTYITPEFDLADFKVNLLNSFKYQNHIYGFPKDYSTLALFYNKKAFAAAGLTNPPTTWDELRNYSRLLTGKLNRYGLGITPELARQAYKIKAFGGQIVNQNNEAAFASEASLRGLQLVIDQYQKDHSSAQKSDVGTNSGSEMFGQGKVAMVIEGNWAIPYLTETFPQLEFATAEVPTINDKKGTMVFTVAYVMNKQSQHKAEAWKLISYLTGKQGMQKWTGTGFALPTRESVAQKLGYDQDPLRKPLVAGVDYATPWQVGDYPAPIANNFDNQFVSALLGQQPLKQAMLRAQNAANQQIKAME, from the coding sequence ATAGCGATCGCAATTGCTTTTATTGCTTGCCACAATTTACAACCCCCCACTCAAGTCACAGTTAAACTCAGTGGTTGGGGAGGTTCTCCCATTGAGCAAAAACTCTTAAAAACAGTAATCAAAGACTTTGAAGCACAATATCCAACTATTAAAGTCAAATATGAAGTGATTTCCGACCAATACATGGATGTGATTAAAACACGCTTAGTTGGAGAAGCAGCACCCGATGTTTTTTATTTAGATGCGTTAGAAGCTCCTTTTTTAATGAGCCAGCATGTTTTAGAGCCGCTAGATACCTACATTACACCTGAATTTGATTTAGCAGACTTTAAAGTAAATTTGTTGAATAGCTTCAAGTACCAGAATCATATTTATGGTTTTCCCAAAGATTATTCTACCTTAGCTTTGTTTTATAACAAAAAAGCTTTCGCTGCCGCTGGTTTAACTAATCCTCCCACTACTTGGGATGAATTACGCAATTATTCTCGACTATTGACAGGTAAACTTAACAGATATGGTTTGGGAATAACCCCAGAGTTGGCGCGTCAGGCTTACAAAATCAAAGCCTTTGGTGGGCAAATTGTTAACCAAAACAATGAGGCTGCTTTTGCTAGTGAGGCAAGTTTGCGGGGATTGCAATTAGTGATAGACCAGTATCAAAAAGACCACTCCTCTGCCCAAAAATCTGATGTTGGTACAAACTCAGGTAGCGAAATGTTTGGTCAGGGCAAAGTAGCAATGGTGATTGAAGGTAACTGGGCAATTCCTTACTTAACTGAAACCTTTCCCCAACTGGAGTTTGCTACCGCAGAAGTGCCTACTATTAATGATAAAAAAGGTACTATGGTTTTTACTGTTGCTTACGTAATGAATAAGCAGTCACAGCATAAAGCTGAAGCCTGGAAGTTGATTTCCTATCTCACTGGCAAACAAGGAATGCAAAAGTGGACAGGAACAGGGTTTGCATTGCCAACGCGTGAATCAGTGGCACAGAAGTTAGGTTATGACCAAGACCCCCTGAGAAAGCCATTAGTGGCGGGAGTTGATTATGCTACACCTTGGCAGGTTGGCGATTATCCAGCGCCAATTGCCAATAACTTCGATAATCAGTTTGTCAGCGCCTTATTAGGACAACAACCATTAAAACAGGCGATGTTGCGGGCGCAGAACGCAGCAAATCAGCAGATTAAAGCGATGGAGTGA
- a CDS encoding MATE family efflux transporter: MTFVVPVQYNFLPRFYKLASVSVLSNMMVPLAGLVDIAFLGHLADIRHLAGVILATILFDYLYRVLKFLRSSTNALTAHAVGCDDPKAVLLAGLRSGLMALAIGLLMIVLQYALQKIGFTILSGSPEIEASGVDYFYARIWGAPAVLLNFVLIGWFLGREMNSVVLVMSIIGNGSNVLLDYLMIVKWGWESMGAGLATAISQYLALAIGLIGVCFTIPWKVLPTALQEVFDWAALKETVALKSNILLRFLALISTYAIFTNLSASMGTIVLAENGLLLQIALLSQFTVQGVGMTTQTLIGNFQGKGTKEQMIPLLAVSIFTSLLMSLAFAVASVIFPDTVFGLLTNHTEVNQNISAYTVWLLPLLGFTAIAFMLEGYFIGLKEGAILRNAVLLAFGLGFLPLAVTAWYLHNNHLLWMSLVSYMTTLILVLGLQLPRTLGKQNLNNQELIPSS, from the coding sequence ATGACATTTGTGGTTCCAGTCCAGTACAACTTCTTGCCTCGCTTTTACAAACTGGCAAGCGTCAGTGTGCTTTCTAACATGATGGTACCTCTGGCAGGTCTGGTTGACATTGCCTTTTTAGGACATTTAGCAGACATTCGTCACTTGGCTGGAGTTATCCTAGCAACCATTCTCTTCGACTACCTTTATCGTGTATTGAAGTTTTTGCGCTCCAGCACTAATGCCTTGACTGCACATGCTGTTGGTTGCGATGACCCCAAAGCTGTCTTGTTAGCAGGACTAAGAAGTGGATTGATGGCGTTAGCTATTGGTTTACTAATGATAGTGCTGCAATACGCTCTGCAAAAGATTGGATTTACCATCCTTAGCGGTTCCCCAGAAATAGAAGCCTCTGGGGTTGATTATTTCTACGCCCGCATTTGGGGAGCGCCTGCTGTCTTGCTCAACTTTGTTTTGATTGGTTGGTTTCTAGGGCGAGAAATGAATAGTGTGGTGCTGGTGATGTCTATCATTGGTAATGGTTCTAATGTGCTGCTGGATTATTTGATGATTGTCAAATGGGGCTGGGAAAGCATGGGAGCCGGACTAGCAACAGCCATCAGTCAGTATCTAGCGTTAGCGATAGGTTTGATTGGGGTTTGCTTTACAATTCCTTGGAAAGTATTACCAACCGCTTTGCAAGAAGTTTTTGATTGGGCTGCTCTCAAAGAGACTGTTGCACTCAAGAGTAATATTCTGCTGCGATTTCTAGCGCTGATTTCCACCTACGCTATCTTCACAAATTTGAGTGCGTCAATGGGAACAATCGTCTTGGCAGAAAACGGGTTGCTTCTCCAGATTGCTCTTTTAAGTCAGTTCACAGTTCAAGGCGTAGGAATGACAACTCAAACGCTGATTGGAAACTTTCAAGGCAAAGGCACAAAAGAGCAAATGATTCCATTGCTGGCTGTCTCTATATTTACAAGTTTGCTCATGTCCCTGGCTTTCGCCGTAGCGTCTGTTATCTTCCCAGATACAGTATTTGGACTGTTAACTAATCATACAGAAGTCAACCAAAATATCAGTGCTTACACAGTTTGGTTACTGCCCCTTTTAGGGTTCACTGCTATTGCCTTCATGCTGGAAGGGTACTTCATCGGTTTAAAGGAAGGTGCAATACTGCGTAATGCCGTCCTCCTGGCTTTTGGATTAGGTTTTTTACCCCTGGCTGTCACAGCATGGTATCTCCACAATAACCACCTGCTTTGGATGTCTCTTGTATCTTATATGACAACTCTTATTTTAGTGCTAGGTTTACAGCTACCCCGTACTCTAGGCAAGCAAAACCTCAATAATCAGGAATTAATTCCTAGTTCTTGA
- a CDS encoding sugar ABC transporter permease: MFEIRRRGRYPKWNITENLAGYLFMTPTILVVGTFVVLPILYAVFLSLHKVRLLGGIEYKFIGFGNFTRLIEDERVGIALRNTVEYVAIVVPTQTILALVLAVTLNAGIRGKNWWRILYFLPTVTSSAVLTLIFMWIYNTDGLLNDVLAFVGLPRYNWLGDPAVALKAIMIMNIWSTAPFFMVIYLAALQDIPQKLYEAAELDGANWWQQFVYITIPLLQPVTFFVVAMGVIGTFQLFDQSYIFSGGTGGPNNATLTLVLLIYQTVFRNLQMGYAAAIAFVLAVVIIAITLIQRRLFGGERM; the protein is encoded by the coding sequence GTGTTTGAAATTAGAAGGCGGGGCAGATACCCGAAGTGGAATATCACAGAAAACCTGGCTGGGTACTTGTTTATGACTCCCACCATTTTAGTTGTGGGAACTTTTGTGGTACTGCCTATTCTCTACGCTGTTTTTCTTTCGCTCCACAAAGTCCGACTTCTGGGTGGTATTGAATACAAGTTCATTGGCTTTGGCAATTTCACGCGATTAATTGAGGATGAACGAGTTGGGATTGCCTTGAGAAACACAGTAGAATATGTCGCAATAGTTGTGCCCACTCAAACTATTTTAGCTTTAGTTCTGGCTGTAACGCTGAATGCTGGTATTCGTGGCAAAAACTGGTGGCGCATCCTTTACTTTTTGCCTACAGTCACTTCTTCAGCAGTGCTGACGCTGATTTTCATGTGGATTTATAACACCGATGGGCTGTTAAATGATGTTCTGGCTTTTGTAGGATTACCTAGGTATAACTGGTTAGGTGATCCAGCAGTTGCCCTTAAAGCCATCATGATTATGAATATTTGGTCAACTGCGCCATTTTTCATGGTGATTTACTTAGCGGCGTTGCAGGATATTCCCCAAAAACTTTATGAAGCGGCAGAACTCGATGGGGCAAATTGGTGGCAGCAGTTTGTCTATATTACTATTCCTTTGCTCCAGCCTGTAACTTTTTTTGTGGTGGCAATGGGGGTGATAGGGACTTTTCAATTATTTGACCAGTCTTATATCTTCTCTGGCGGTACTGGGGGCCCAAACAACGCTACCCTGACTTTAGTACTACTAATTTACCAAACTGTATTTCGCAATCTACAAATGGGATATGCCGCTGCGATCGCCTTTGTGTTGGCAGTGGTAATCATTGCTATCACTTTGATTCAGCGGCGACTTTTCGGAGGCGAAAGGATGTGA
- a CDS encoding carbohydrate ABC transporter permease yields MTGTYRFSWLKLLLYFLLSVYALITLIPFLWALSASFKPLSEIVSGEPNFLPKNFTLENYQQLFQQEPLFLRWLFNSVIIAVSVTVFNLLFNSMAGYALARLRFVGKRFWFFLILAVLAVPAQITLIPTFLILKAIGWLNSYQGMIVPSMVNATFIFMMRQFFVNFPRELEQAAQLDGLDTFGIFRHIVLPLAKPALATQAVFVFMASWNNFLLPVVILFEPEMFTLPLGLNTFKGQYISYWNYIMAASMVFTLPALGIYAFFNRYFIQSVTFTGGKG; encoded by the coding sequence GTGACTGGTACTTATCGGTTTTCCTGGCTCAAATTACTGTTATACTTCTTGCTGAGTGTCTATGCGCTAATCACGCTGATTCCTTTCTTGTGGGCACTTTCGGCATCGTTTAAACCGCTATCGGAGATTGTCAGCGGCGAACCCAATTTCTTACCTAAAAATTTTACTCTCGAAAATTATCAGCAACTCTTCCAGCAAGAACCGCTGTTTTTACGCTGGCTATTCAATAGTGTAATTATTGCTGTCAGTGTGACTGTATTCAACTTGCTGTTCAACTCAATGGCAGGTTATGCCTTAGCTAGACTGCGCTTTGTGGGCAAACGCTTCTGGTTCTTCTTAATTTTGGCAGTATTAGCCGTTCCAGCACAAATTACCCTGATTCCGACATTTTTGATTTTGAAAGCGATCGGCTGGCTCAATTCCTATCAGGGTATGATTGTCCCTAGCATGGTTAATGCTACTTTTATCTTCATGATGCGGCAGTTTTTCGTCAATTTTCCTAGGGAACTAGAACAAGCAGCTCAGCTTGATGGCTTAGACACCTTTGGGATTTTCCGGCATATTGTTTTACCTCTAGCAAAACCAGCATTAGCAACACAAGCAGTTTTTGTATTCATGGCAAGTTGGAATAATTTTTTACTACCTGTGGTTATCCTGTTTGAACCAGAAATGTTTACCCTGCCTTTAGGACTGAATACCTTCAAAGGTCAATATATCAGCTATTGGAACTACATTATGGCCGCTTCTATGGTATTCACCTTACCAGCTTTAGGAATTTATGCCTTTTTCAACCGCTACTTCATTCAAAGCGTGACTTTTACAGGGGGGAAAGGATAA
- a CDS encoding cytochrome c-550 → MFKRLIGVVVVTILLTFQMIVGSATAVELNEATRTVPLNEDGDTIVLSLKQVKEGKALFQYACAQCHVGGVTKTNQNVGLEPEALALATPNRNNIEGLVDYMKNPTTYDGEDDISELHPSTKSADIFTEMRNLTDDDLVAIAGHILLQPKIVGNQWGGGKIYY, encoded by the coding sequence ATGTTTAAAAGACTAATTGGCGTTGTTGTGGTGACTATTTTACTGACGTTTCAGATGATTGTCGGTAGCGCTACAGCGGTGGAACTGAACGAAGCTACCCGAACAGTGCCATTAAACGAAGATGGTGATACCATCGTACTCAGCCTGAAACAAGTCAAAGAGGGCAAAGCTTTATTTCAATACGCTTGTGCCCAATGTCATGTTGGCGGCGTTACTAAGACCAACCAAAACGTGGGACTTGAACCAGAAGCCCTAGCACTGGCAACACCAAACCGTAACAATATTGAAGGATTGGTGGACTACATGAAAAATCCCACTACCTATGATGGAGAAGACGATATTTCAGAATTACATCCCAGCACCAAGAGTGCAGATATTTTCACAGAAATGCGAAATCTCACAGACGATGACTTGGTAGCGATCGCTGGTCATATTCTCCTGCAACCAAAAATTGTTGGTAATCAGTGGGGTGGTGGTAAGATTTACTACTAA
- a CDS encoding plastocyanin, protein MKSIAASLRRFSLAVLTIVLVVSSFAVFTPSAAAETYQVKLGSDKGLLQFQPKKLTIKPGDTIEWVNNKLAPHNVVFDAAKIPNQDKALAGSLSQTKLLLNPGQTVKSTFPADAPAGEYNFYCTPHRGAGMAGKIIVE, encoded by the coding sequence ATGAAATCAATTGCGGCAAGTTTGCGGCGCTTTAGTTTAGCTGTATTGACAATTGTTTTAGTTGTTAGCAGCTTCGCTGTTTTTACTCCTAGTGCTGCGGCTGAAACATACCAAGTGAAACTAGGCAGTGATAAGGGACTACTACAATTCCAACCCAAAAAGTTGACAATTAAACCAGGCGATACAATTGAATGGGTGAACAACAAACTTGCTCCCCATAATGTTGTGTTTGACGCTGCGAAAATCCCAAATCAGGACAAAGCTTTAGCAGGTTCTCTGTCTCAGACTAAGTTGTTGTTGAATCCCGGTCAAACAGTAAAAAGCACTTTCCCCGCAGACGCACCTGCTGGTGAATACAATTTCTACTGCACTCCCCACCGTGGTGCTGGCATGGCTGGTAAAATCATTGTCGAATAG
- a CDS encoding c-type cytochrome — MRILVLILVSAIALFTLTFIHPALAAEVSNPAKIFNDNCASCHIGGGNILIPQKTLKKEALLKYLANYEQDSIQAIIHQVQNGKNAMPAFKDKLSAQEIFDLATYVAQQAEQGW; from the coding sequence TTGAGAATACTTGTATTAATATTAGTGTCGGCGATCGCTCTATTTACATTGACATTTATTCATCCTGCACTAGCTGCTGAAGTATCCAACCCTGCTAAAATCTTCAACGATAACTGTGCTTCTTGCCATATAGGTGGTGGTAACATCCTCATTCCTCAGAAAACCTTGAAAAAGGAAGCATTATTAAAATACCTGGCAAATTATGAACAAGACTCAATTCAGGCAATTATCCACCAGGTACAGAACGGCAAAAATGCTATGCCCGCTTTCAAAGACAAATTGAGCGCTCAAGAAATTTTCGACCTAGCCACTTATGTTGCCCAACAAGCGGAACAAGGCTGGTAA
- a CDS encoding lipase, giving the protein MPLPTIIVPGYLESAIAYRQLEQSLRELGFPTVTVPLRRRDWIPTLGGRPVTPILQQLDLTVKQTLQEHNAAQINLIGHSAGGWISRIYLGEKPYFSSGNVQPPIWKAHPLVATLITLGTPHISQERWTRRNLDFVTNNYPGAFYQNVRYVCVAGKTIFGERRRGSWLAYSSYQLTCGTGNTWGDGITPIAAAHLEGAENLIIEGVRHSPRSPGTWYGSPKPLKIWKTLLL; this is encoded by the coding sequence ATGCCATTACCTACCATTATTGTCCCTGGATATTTAGAAAGCGCGATCGCCTATCGCCAATTAGAACAATCCCTCCGAGAGTTGGGGTTCCCCACAGTCACAGTACCGTTGCGGCGGCGTGACTGGATACCCACTCTTGGTGGCAGACCAGTAACACCGATTTTGCAGCAACTTGATCTCACCGTCAAACAAACACTACAAGAACATAATGCTGCTCAAATCAACTTGATTGGTCACTCAGCAGGAGGTTGGATCTCCCGCATTTACCTGGGAGAAAAACCTTATTTCTCAAGCGGTAACGTACAACCACCCATCTGGAAAGCTCACCCCTTGGTTGCTACTCTCATCACCTTGGGTACACCCCATATCAGCCAAGAACGCTGGACACGCCGGAATCTTGATTTTGTCACCAACAACTACCCTGGAGCTTTTTACCAAAATGTCCGCTACGTTTGTGTAGCTGGCAAAACCATATTTGGAGAAAGACGACGCGGCAGTTGGCTGGCTTACAGTAGTTATCAATTAACCTGCGGCACCGGTAACACTTGGGGAGATGGCATTACACCCATTGCAGCAGCCCATCTAGAAGGTGCAGAAAATCTCATTATCGAAGGCGTTAGGCATTCTCCTAGAAGTCCTGGTACTTGGTATGGCTCACCAAAACCGTTAAAAATTTGGAAAACTCTGTTATTGTAG
- a CDS encoding tyrosine-type recombinase/integrase has translation MYSKRSNTKVSSKLADVRVGVDKGSLRLQFSSRVSQEFYGKRQAYKGLGRSDTPENQQWAEGIVRRIQADIDHPDGGLFDPTLAKYLDIKPMLATVTQLPTAKPLPTLGELWEEFVNWKLKTQQIGESTFIGNYKGKHEPMLRLFMDKPFNEATANEIITKLNSKIKNRKQTKTLYGILSQLCQWAISKKIGITEDYFVEIKQSYRLPKKSKQLSEVEDYKAYGIEERDLIINSFYNSERNGEKILAPLIEFLFLTGCRHGEAFALQWKDIKFDAGWIVFDQSYSSQTKVLMEDTKTGVIRWFKMKGMDRLIHLLTRLHGDDKNPNDLVFNYKGKRCDTFKIGIYWQGMNVTKPSGESYQLPGVARRLANEGKLQYLKPYSTRHTFISIQANNGADLALLADTCGNSVDVIIKHYLQPDKERTLKNI, from the coding sequence ATGTACTCAAAACGCTCAAATACCAAGGTTTCCAGCAAATTAGCTGATGTCAGGGTAGGTGTAGATAAGGGTTCTCTTCGTCTCCAGTTCAGCAGCAGGGTAAGTCAGGAGTTCTACGGCAAGCGTCAGGCTTACAAGGGACTAGGTAGAAGTGACACCCCAGAGAATCAACAATGGGCTGAAGGGATAGTACGAAGAATCCAAGCTGATATTGACCATCCAGACGGGGGACTGTTTGACCCTACGCTAGCTAAGTACTTGGATATCAAGCCAATGCTGGCTACAGTTACTCAGCTACCGACTGCAAAGCCATTACCAACGCTAGGGGAATTGTGGGAAGAGTTTGTGAATTGGAAACTTAAAACTCAACAAATAGGCGAAAGTACTTTTATTGGCAATTACAAGGGCAAACATGAACCAATGTTGCGCTTATTCATGGATAAGCCCTTCAATGAAGCAACCGCCAATGAAATTATTACAAAGTTAAATAGCAAAATTAAAAACCGCAAACAAACTAAAACTTTGTACGGAATACTCTCTCAACTATGCCAATGGGCAATTAGTAAAAAAATAGGAATAACTGAAGACTATTTTGTTGAAATTAAGCAAAGTTACAGACTTCCTAAAAAGTCAAAACAACTATCTGAGGTAGAAGACTACAAAGCTTATGGTATAGAAGAAAGAGATTTAATAATTAATAGTTTTTATAACTCAGAAAGAAACGGAGAGAAGATACTAGCGCCATTGATTGAGTTTTTATTTCTCACTGGCTGTAGACATGGTGAAGCGTTTGCCCTCCAGTGGAAAGATATTAAATTTGATGCTGGTTGGATAGTTTTTGATCAAAGCTATAGCAGTCAGACAAAAGTATTAATGGAAGATACTAAAACGGGGGTCATTAGATGGTTTAAAATGAAGGGTATGGACAGGTTAATTCATTTACTAACAAGATTGCATGGAGACGATAAAAATCCAAATGATTTAGTTTTTAACTATAAAGGTAAACGTTGTGATACATTTAAAATTGGTATTTATTGGCAAGGAATGAACGTTACTAAACCATCTGGAGAGTCTTATCAATTGCCCGGAGTTGCTAGAAGATTAGCAAATGAAGGAAAACTTCAATACCTCAAGCCATATTCAACACGTCACACATTCATTAGTATTCAAGCAAATAACGGCGCTGATTTAGCTTTGTTGGCTGATACTTGTGGTAATAGTGTGGATGTAATTATCAAGCATTACCTACAACCAGACAAAGAACGTACACTGAAGAATATTTAA
- a CDS encoding cytochrome bc complex cytochrome b subunit — protein sequence MQSTEFDRILRRLATVLSVVILTLSLIYVSTGVLLSFYYEPTAGGAYESLRRIDTEVTYGWLFHRAHDIAGNAVIAIALIQIVVMFLSRQFRKSWLIAWVSGILFTLSAIALDWTSMILTWDQEGYWRFSIELGNIEAIPLVGSQLRNILTGGGAISSVTIQHLYTIHSYIISIAVIILALVHLSALLWQEKEMYQEKVLSA from the coding sequence ATGCAAAGCACCGAGTTCGACAGGATTTTGCGGCGACTAGCGACTGTACTCTCAGTCGTAATTCTTACATTGTCCTTAATTTACGTTTCTACCGGAGTTTTGCTGTCTTTTTACTACGAACCGACAGCAGGCGGCGCTTATGAATCATTGCGAAGAATTGATACAGAAGTGACATACGGCTGGCTGTTCCACAGAGCGCATGATATTGCTGGTAATGCAGTAATTGCGATCGCTCTGATTCAAATTGTGGTGATGTTTTTAAGCAGGCAATTTCGCAAGAGTTGGCTAATTGCTTGGGTGAGCGGGATTTTGTTTACCCTCAGTGCGATCGCCTTAGATTGGACATCAATGATTTTAACTTGGGATCAAGAAGGATATTGGCGTTTTAGCATTGAGTTAGGAAACATCGAAGCAATTCCTCTAGTAGGTTCCCAACTGCGAAACATCCTCACAGGCGGTGGAGCAATCAGCAGTGTAACGATTCAACACCTTTACACCATACACAGCTATATTATTTCCATTGCTGTCATCATCCTGGCCCTAGTGCATTTATCAGCATTACTGTGGCAGGAAAAAGAAATGTATCAAGAAAAAGTGCTGAGTGCTTAG
- a CDS encoding cation:proton antiporter yields MEASFEITVQMVSAVFAGISAQVLAAYLRVPSIVLLLLLGIVLGSDGIGLLHPHLLGTGLEVIVSLATAIILFEGGLNLNLRELDRVSVSLQLLVTLGTLVTLLGGSMAAHWLGEFPWNIAFLYASIVVVTGPTVVGPLLKQINVDRQVATLLEGEGVLIDPVGAILAFVVLDTIVNGDADPINAIIGLLMRLGIGGAIGAFGGYLMSFIFKRANFLSFELKNLVVLAILWGLFSWAQMIRSESGVMTTVIAGAVFANSSVPEERLLRSFKGQLTILSVSVLFILLAADLSIASVFALGWGSLFTVLVLMFVVRPINILLCTWNSDLNWRQKLFLSWVAPRGIVSASVASLFAILLTKRGINGGDSIKALVFLTIIMTVVCQGLTAGWVARCLQITSKEATGAVIVGCNPLSLLIARFFQERGEHVVMIDTDPECFSQAEAQNLRVISSSALDAAVLEEAGLGSMGTFLAMTSNGEVNFVLAQRAAEEFKPPRVLAVFPRDPQATVSSNSKVNQAFATDLPIKTWNEYLNDGRVKLGTITLDETEFANQLERIQEKIQTGVLVPLLVEREGRLQIMSANQEWEVGDRIIYLLYDPRPNLLKRLSGVSQSTPLSLEKLPELEEVPLANLAQLSTSDAPSG; encoded by the coding sequence ATGGAAGCATCTTTTGAAATTACCGTACAGATGGTGAGCGCTGTTTTTGCAGGGATTAGCGCCCAGGTACTAGCTGCATACTTGCGTGTACCTAGCATTGTCTTGTTACTGCTATTAGGTATTGTGCTTGGCTCTGATGGAATTGGGTTATTGCACCCCCATTTGCTAGGCACAGGACTAGAAGTGATTGTGTCGCTAGCGACGGCAATAATTCTATTTGAAGGCGGACTTAACCTGAATCTACGAGAATTGGACAGAGTTTCAGTTAGCCTGCAATTACTTGTCACCCTAGGAACGCTAGTTACACTGCTTGGCGGTAGCATGGCAGCTCACTGGCTGGGCGAATTTCCTTGGAACATAGCTTTTCTCTACGCTTCCATAGTTGTGGTGACAGGGCCAACCGTTGTCGGCCCTCTGCTTAAACAAATCAATGTTGATCGGCAAGTAGCAACGCTTTTAGAAGGGGAAGGGGTTTTAATCGACCCTGTGGGAGCTATCCTCGCTTTTGTTGTCCTTGACACAATTGTCAACGGTGATGCTGATCCAATCAACGCCATCATTGGGTTACTCATGCGTCTGGGAATTGGTGGGGCAATTGGTGCATTTGGCGGCTATTTGATGAGCTTTATTTTCAAACGCGCCAATTTTCTCTCTTTCGAGCTTAAAAACCTGGTGGTGCTGGCGATACTTTGGGGCCTGTTTTCTTGGGCGCAGATGATTCGCAGCGAATCGGGAGTGATGACAACAGTAATTGCAGGAGCGGTATTTGCCAATTCTTCAGTGCCAGAAGAACGTCTTTTGCGTAGCTTCAAAGGTCAGCTAACAATTCTCAGCGTTTCTGTACTATTTATCCTGCTAGCGGCTGACTTATCAATTGCCAGTGTGTTCGCTTTGGGTTGGGGTAGTTTATTTACTGTTTTGGTACTGATGTTCGTTGTCCGTCCAATTAACATCCTCTTGTGTACCTGGAACAGTGACCTCAACTGGCGACAAAAACTGTTTTTAAGCTGGGTTGCTCCTAGGGGAATTGTTTCTGCTTCTGTTGCTTCCTTATTCGCAATTTTGCTGACAAAGCGAGGCATCAATGGTGGTGATTCCATTAAAGCCCTGGTCTTTTTAACGATTATTATGACAGTTGTTTGTCAAGGGCTAACAGCCGGTTGGGTTGCTAGGTGCTTGCAAATCACCTCTAAAGAAGCAACTGGGGCAGTAATTGTTGGTTGTAATCCCTTAAGTCTTTTGATTGCCCGATTTTTTCAAGAACGGGGAGAACATGTGGTGATGATTGATACTGACCCAGAATGTTTTTCCCAAGCCGAAGCACAAAATTTGCGTGTGATTTCTAGCAGTGCCCTTGATGCTGCCGTTCTGGAAGAAGCGGGACTTGGTTCTATGGGTACTTTTTTGGCTATGACTAGTAATGGTGAGGTAAATTTTGTCTTAGCTCAACGAGCTGCTGAGGAATTTAAGCCACCGCGTGTTTTAGCAGTTTTTCCCCGCGACCCACAAGCAACTGTGAGTTCAAATAGCAAAGTTAACCAAGCTTTTGCCACAGATTTACCAATTAAGACTTGGAACGAGTACCTCAATGATGGACGCGTGAAGTTAGGTACAATCACGCTGGATGAAACGGAATTTGCCAATCAACTAGAACGCATACAGGAAAAGATTCAGACTGGGGTGTTAGTGCCTTTGTTAGTAGAACGAGAAGGACGCCTACAAATAATGTCGGCAAACCAAGAGTGGGAAGTAGGCGATCGCATTATCTACCTGTTGTATGATCCTAGACCTAACCTTTTAAAACGTTTATCTGGCGTTAGTCAGTCTACTCCCCTGTCCCTAGAAAAGTTACCGGAGTTGGAAGAAGTCCCCCTGGCTAACTTGGCTCAACTTTCTACTAGTGATGCTCCCAGTGGGTGA
- a CDS encoding SRPBCC family protein, translated as MTEQHNTTEDFDLIAADEDASLEDNFAADAGNLPSVAVQIEKIAERQRQITARIQIPQPVEQIWKVLTDYEALPDFIPNLAKSRLLEHPNGGIRLEQIGSQRLLNFNFCARVVLDLVEYFPKQINFQMVEGDFKGFSGSWCLEPYFLGEHVGTSLCYTIQVWPKLTMPITIIERRLSKDLQLNLLAIYQRVEQLAKQDL; from the coding sequence GTGACTGAACAACATAACACGACAGAGGATTTTGATCTCATCGCCGCTGATGAGGACGCAAGCCTAGAAGACAATTTTGCTGCTGATGCAGGTAATTTGCCATCTGTGGCAGTCCAAATTGAAAAAATAGCAGAGCGACAGCGGCAAATTACTGCTAGGATTCAAATTCCCCAACCCGTTGAACAAATCTGGAAGGTACTTACAGATTATGAAGCCTTACCTGACTTCATACCCAACCTTGCCAAGAGTCGTCTGCTGGAGCATCCTAACGGCGGTATTCGACTTGAGCAAATAGGCTCTCAGCGTCTACTTAATTTCAACTTTTGTGCGCGTGTAGTTTTGGATTTAGTTGAATACTTCCCCAAACAAATAAATTTTCAGATGGTAGAGGGGGATTTTAAAGGCTTTTCTGGTAGTTGGTGTTTAGAGCCTTATTTCCTTGGTGAGCATGTAGGAACTAGTCTCTGCTATACCATCCAAGTTTGGCCGAAACTGACTATGCCCATAACCATCATTGAACGCCGCCTCAGCAAAGATTTACAACTAAATCTTTTAGCTATTTACCAGCGTGTAGAGCAGTTAGCTAAACAAGATTTATAG